From Pseudomonas sp. FP2335, the proteins below share one genomic window:
- a CDS encoding lambda exonuclease family protein, with product MRNELQGTEKWHADRSGRVTASRFKDVMAWGKPDKNGKRVPQGARTTYMHELCFERLAKRAKHSVSSKSLAWGHEQEKPSHDAYEMLTGNVVTKSGFIVHPKYDWLGCSPDGLIDIDGGIESKNPFSEAIHVRTWLEGMPEEHMPQVQGCMFVTGRKWWDFLSFDSRQDEECQLYIETIYRNEDYIANLHKELVQFNLELNRMVDEVADKARAQAHRLGA from the coding sequence GTGAGAAATGAGCTTCAGGGCACAGAGAAGTGGCATGCGGATCGATCTGGCCGCGTGACAGCCAGCCGCTTCAAGGATGTGATGGCCTGGGGGAAGCCGGACAAAAACGGTAAACGGGTTCCGCAAGGCGCCCGCACCACCTATATGCATGAGCTGTGTTTTGAGCGCTTGGCAAAGCGCGCCAAGCACAGCGTCAGCAGCAAGTCGCTTGCGTGGGGGCATGAGCAGGAAAAGCCATCCCACGACGCGTACGAGATGCTGACCGGCAATGTGGTGACCAAGTCAGGTTTCATCGTTCACCCAAAGTACGACTGGCTTGGGTGCTCCCCTGACGGACTGATAGACATTGATGGCGGAATCGAATCGAAGAACCCCTTCAGCGAGGCGATTCACGTCAGGACCTGGCTTGAAGGCATGCCCGAGGAACACATGCCGCAAGTCCAGGGCTGCATGTTCGTGACGGGCCGTAAGTGGTGGGACTTCCTGTCCTTCGATTCTCGCCAGGATGAAGAGTGCCAGCTCTACATCGAGACGATTTACCGCAACGAAGACTACATCGCCAACCTTCACAAAGAGCTGGTCCAGTTCAACTTGGAGCTGAATCGCATGGTTGACGAGGTGGCAGACAAAGCTCGGGCGCAAGCCCATCGTTTAGGAGCCTGA
- a CDS encoding RecT family recombinase, which produces MTDTPPQAQTGLATYHDPSHNAAALILDPGTMRSMSDLALMMSQGVTTVPKHLKGNQADCMAVVLQAMQWQMNPFAVAQKTFIVNGGALSYEAQLVNAVITAKAPVKGRLNFEWFGAWENVIGKMREVTSKSKKDEDTGEFKKYRVPAWSFDDEKGLGIKVWATFRGEDEPRTLELLLTQVRTRNSTLWAEDPKQQIAYLVTKKWARLFCPDVILGVYTPDEFEESYGGEIDITPAKQAANTAATAGVSFGPKSPSPEIDGVFADLLAVAKRQDIEAYAAAWAGLKPKQRAAIGLACHEALKSMAATVDADFTDMTGSNSDQPRTEEAA; this is translated from the coding sequence ATGACCGATACACCCCCCCAAGCACAAACCGGCCTCGCGACCTACCACGATCCATCGCACAACGCGGCCGCGCTAATCCTCGACCCAGGCACCATGCGGTCGATGAGCGACCTCGCACTGATGATGTCGCAGGGAGTGACCACCGTCCCGAAGCATCTCAAAGGCAACCAAGCCGATTGCATGGCGGTGGTGCTTCAAGCAATGCAGTGGCAAATGAACCCCTTTGCCGTGGCGCAGAAGACGTTCATCGTCAACGGCGGCGCATTGAGCTATGAGGCGCAGCTCGTCAACGCGGTGATCACCGCCAAGGCACCAGTCAAGGGTCGCTTGAACTTCGAGTGGTTTGGAGCCTGGGAAAACGTCATCGGGAAGATGCGTGAGGTCACCAGCAAATCCAAGAAGGACGAGGACACTGGCGAGTTCAAAAAGTACCGCGTTCCGGCCTGGAGCTTTGACGATGAAAAAGGACTCGGCATCAAGGTTTGGGCAACCTTCCGGGGCGAAGACGAGCCGCGCACCCTGGAACTTCTGCTGACCCAGGTCCGCACCCGCAACTCTACGCTCTGGGCGGAAGACCCCAAGCAGCAGATCGCGTACCTGGTTACCAAAAAATGGGCCCGCCTCTTCTGCCCCGACGTGATTCTTGGCGTGTACACCCCCGACGAATTCGAAGAATCGTACGGTGGCGAGATCGACATCACCCCCGCCAAACAGGCCGCGAACACCGCCGCAACTGCTGGCGTGTCATTCGGCCCGAAATCCCCCTCGCCTGAAATCGACGGAGTATTCGCGGATCTGCTGGCCGTTGCGAAGCGCCAGGACATCGAAGCCTACGCGGCAGCCTGGGCAGGCCTCAAGCCGAAGCAGCGTGCAGCGATCGGCCTGGCGTGCCACGAAGCACTCAAGAGCATGGCTGCAACCGTCGATGCTGATTTCACCGACATGACCGGTTCCAACAGCGACCAGCCCCGCACAGAGGAGGCCGCGTAG